A genomic segment from Microbacterium sp. SORGH_AS_0428 encodes:
- the efeU gene encoding iron uptake transporter permease EfeU, with protein sequence MLSSLLIGLREGLEAAIVVGILAAYLSRLGRRDVLPRLWMGVGLAVLLSLVVGAVLTFGAYALTFEAQEILGGGLSLVAVAMVTWMIFWMQRAGRGLKRALEGDVDRALATGALWGIVVIGFISVAREGLETTLLLWSMVQSFGDAPAALGGAVLGLALAVVLGALISRGMIRLDLRVFFTWTGALLIIVAAGVLAYGVHDLQEAGVLPGPFSDAATIDAATGVVGVGLAGFPFGWAFDLSAIIAPGGPVAVLLQATVGFMPQMTWLQVIAWGVYIAVVGTLFFRGARSHPRSHRAQEAVAPAHQGTP encoded by the coding sequence GTGCTGTCGAGTCTGCTGATCGGTCTGCGTGAAGGCCTCGAGGCCGCCATCGTCGTCGGCATCCTCGCCGCCTACCTCTCCCGGCTCGGCCGGCGTGATGTCCTCCCGCGGCTGTGGATGGGCGTCGGACTGGCCGTCCTGCTCTCACTCGTGGTCGGCGCCGTCCTCACGTTCGGCGCCTACGCGCTGACCTTCGAGGCGCAGGAGATCCTGGGCGGAGGTCTGTCGCTGGTCGCCGTCGCGATGGTCACATGGATGATCTTCTGGATGCAGCGGGCCGGCCGGGGCCTCAAGCGGGCCCTGGAGGGCGACGTCGATCGCGCGCTCGCGACGGGGGCGCTGTGGGGCATCGTCGTCATCGGCTTCATCTCCGTCGCCCGCGAGGGGCTGGAGACGACCCTGCTGCTGTGGTCGATGGTGCAGTCCTTCGGCGATGCGCCGGCGGCCCTCGGCGGCGCGGTCCTCGGCCTCGCCCTGGCCGTCGTGCTGGGTGCGCTCATCTCGCGCGGCATGATCCGTCTCGACCTGCGGGTGTTCTTCACCTGGACCGGCGCCCTGCTCATCATCGTCGCCGCCGGCGTCCTCGCCTACGGCGTGCACGACCTGCAGGAGGCGGGCGTGCTCCCGGGGCCCTTCTCCGACGCCGCCACCATCGACGCGGCCACCGGTGTCGTGGGCGTCGGCCTCGCCGGATTCCCCTTCGGGTGGGCCTTCGATCTGTCGGCGATCATCGCCCCCGGCGGCCCCGTCGCGGTGCTGCTGCAGGCCACCGTCGGATTCATGCCGCAGATGACGTGGCTGCAGGTCATCGCGTGGGGCGTCTACATCGCCGTGGTCGGCACCCTCTTCTTCCGCGGAGCGCGTTCGCATCCGCGGTCCCACCGAGCGCAAGAAGCCGTCGCTCCCGCACATCAAGGAACCCCATGA